The window AAGTTTAAGAATTTCAATGATAATGAGATAGAAGATTATATAGATTCAAAGTTGAAAACATTCATCGGTGAGATTGAACAAATACCTCCAATGTATTCTGCTGTGAAAGTAAATGGCCGTAAATTATATGAATATGCCAGAAATAATGAAACGGTAGAGAGACCGAGAAGACAAGTCATGATTTATGCTATCAAAAGACAATCAAAAGTCTTGAACACGAAATATCATCTTGATGGGGAATGTTATAGTGTATATACATTCGATGTTGAAATTGAATGTGGCAAAGGAACATATATAAGAACTTTAGCGACACAAATCGCTGAAGCATTAAATACGATAGGTCATATGTCAAAGTTGACACGAACAAAATCTGCACAATTTAAATTAGTAGATAGTATAACACTTAAAGATTTATCTGAAATGACTTTTGAAGAACAGAATAATACGTTGTTGCCGATGGAATATGGTTTAAGACATATGCCAACAATACAATTGAATGAACATCTTATTAAAAAAGTACAGTATGGTCAAAAGTTAAAACGGTCTTTATTTGAAGATTTAACATTAAGGGTATTAGACTCATCACAAAATGTGATTCAAACATATGCCAATTTGATGGAGGATGAAACGGTTTTAATGTATGATAATAAAGCAGTGGCGATATATATGCCAGATCAAGAAGATGATTCAATTGTGAGAGCGAAAAAAGTTTTTAACTAAATATTAAATAAAATAATAGTATAAAAAAGTAATATTAATTTTATTGTTTTTAGTAAGATTAATATACTAAATAATCATAATTATTATCGATTATATTCATAACATAAATATAAACAAACAATTACTTTAAACATTTAGGAGTGCAATAATCAATGAAAACAATTGTAATGCAAAATCCTTTGAAAGAAAAATATGATCATGATGATATCGCTGTTGCGATTGGTTTTTTTGATGGTATTCATCTTGGACATCAACAAGTTATTCACAAAATGATAGATATTGCAGAAGAGAAACAATTAAAAAAAGCGGTTATGACATTTGACCCACATCCATCTGTTGTTTTAAATCATGAGATGAAGAGAACAACTTATGTTACGCCGATTGAAGAGAAGAAAGAAATTTTCGCTTGCATGGGTATTGATTATTTATTTATCATTCCATTTACATCATCATTTGCCAATATGTCAGAACAAAACTTTATTCGTGATTATTTCACGTTGAATCACGTGAAGCATGTCATCGCTGGTTTTGACTTTACGTATGGTAAATATGGCAAGGGTAACATGTTGAAATTAGAAGATGATAAAGATGGTTTCGAGGTGACAATGGTTCAAAAAGAAATGATCGATGATGATAAAATATCTACAACAAATATATTAAAAGCGTTAAAAAGTGGTGAGACAAAGCGTGCAAATGCAATGTTAGGTCGTCCATATTCAATCAAAGGGTTCGTCGTTCAAGGAGAAAAACGTGGTCGTACGATTGGATTCAGAACAGCAAATGTCATGCCGAAAGAAGATTATGTCATTCCAAAAGTTGGTGTTCATGCAGTGCGATTTAAATTATTAAGTCAAAATAAAACATATAATGGTGTATGTAATGTTGGATATAAGCCAACATTTAATGATCCATCAGTCAACCAGTTGACGATAGAGGTAAATATCTTTGAATTTGATGAATCGATATATGGGGAGAGCGTTGAAGTTGAATGGTATGAATTTATTAGAGATGAGAAAAAGTTCGACGGAATTGATGCGTTAATTGAACAAATACAACAAGACGTCATTCAATCGAAACAAATATTATCTAATGTCTAATCAAAAACTATTTGCTTTTTATGACCGTTTCATGTATAATTCATTAAGTACCTTTAACTTGGTCTTACGACACTCCAACGTATTCTAGGTTATCGGTGAATTTAACATATAGGAGGCTATTTATTATGGCGATTACACAACAACAAAAAAACGATATTATTAAAGAATATCGTGTACATGACACAGACACTGGATCTCCAGAAGTACAGATTGCTGTACTGACTGCAGAAATCAATGCATTGAATGAACACTTAAAAATGCATAAGAAAGATCATCACTCTCGTCGTGGATTATTAAAAATGGTTGGTCGTCGTAAACATTTATTAACTTATTTACGTGAAAAAGATGTTCAACGTTACCGTGAATTAATTAATAAATTAGGTTTACGTCGCTAATTTAAATAAACGTATTAAAAGCAACTCTTTTAGAGTTGCTTTTTTTGTTTTATATGAAGGGTTAAAACATGATAGAATAGATATAAGTGAGTATTAACGATTTTTGAGCACATTCATCACATGAATGTAGAAATGAGGAATGAAATATGTCGAATGAACATTTAAAGAAAATATTTGAAACAACTTGGGCGAATAGACCATTAGTTGTTGAAACGAATCATATCGCAAAACAAGCTAACGGTGCAGTCATCATCCGTTATGGTGATACAGTGGTCTTAACGACTGCGACAGCATCTAAGGAACCTAAAGATGTAGATTTCTTCCCGTTAATGATTGCATATGAAGAGAAAATGTATGCAGCGGGTAAAATCCCTGGTGGATTCAATAAACGAGAAGGACGACCAAGTGAAGAAGCAACATTGACTTCAAGACTCATTGATCGTCCAATTAGACCAATGTTCCCTAAAGGATATCGCCATGATGTTCAAGTCATCAGTATGGTCTTGAGTGTAGATCCTGATGCAAGTCCACAAATGGCTGCAATGCTTGGTTCAAGTTTAGCATTATGCGTGAGTGATATTCCTTTTGAAGCACCGATTGCTGGTGTGACGGTTGGATTAATTGATGACGAATTTATTATTAACCCGACAACTGAACAGTTAGAACATTCTTCACTTGAATTACAAGTGGCCGGAAACTATGAAGCGGTTAACATGGTTGAAGCTGGAGCGAAAGAAGTTTCAGAAGAAACAATGCTAAATGCAATTATGTTCGGTCATGATGAAATAAAGAAACTGATAGAATTTCAACAAGAGATTGTTGAATCACTTAATGTTGAAAAGCAGTCTTTTGAACCTGTAGAAATGGATGAGTCTTTAGAAGAAGCAGTTAATGCTAAATCATTACAGTTCGGTCTTGAAGAAGCAATCTTGAAAAAAGATAAACAACAAAGAGAAGATGAAATCACAACAATCCAACAACAGATAGAGGTTGAATTTGAATCTGTCTATAGTGAACTCGATGAAGATGAAATGAAAGATAAAATCAATGAAGTGAATAAAATCTTCGATGCGTTAATTAAAAGTGAAGTTCGTCGTTTGATAACAGATGAAAAAATCAGACCAGATGGACGTAAACCAGATGAAATTAGACCATTAAGTTCAGAAGTAGGTCTATTACCTAGAGTTCATGGCTCTGGATTATTTACTAGAGGGCAAACACAAGCATTAAGCGTTGTAACACTTGGTGCACTTGGTGAACATCAAGTGATAGACGGTCTAGGGGTTGAGGAAGAGAAACGATATATGCATCATTATAACTTCCCGAGTTTTTCTGTTGGTGAAACAGGTCCAATGAGAGGACCAGGACGACGTGAAATTGGACACGGTGCACTTGGTGAACGTGCATTACTTCAAGTCATCCCGAACAAGGAACAATTTCCTTACACGATTCGAGTTGTCAGTGAAGTGTTAGAATCCAATGGATCAACATCTCAAGCATCTATTTGCGGTTCAACGCTTGCATTAATGAATGCAGGGGTTCCGATTAAAGCACCAGTTGCGGGTATCGCAATGGGCCTAGTGAAAAAAGATGAAAACTATACAATCCTTTCAGATATTCAAGGTATGGAAGATGCCCTTGGTGATATGGACTTTAAGGTTGCAGGAACAAAACAAGGTATCACTGCGATTCAAATGGATATTAAAATCGATGGATTATCAAGACAAATTTTAGAAGAAGCGTTAGAACAAGCTCGTATTGGACGTTTGCATATCTTGAATCATATGTTAGAAACGATACCGACTGTGAGTGAAACATTAAGTGAATATGCGCCTAAAGTTGAACAAATGAAAATCAACCCTGATAAGATTCGTGATGTTATTGGACCGGGTGGTAAGAAAATTAATGAAATCATTGATGCCACTGATGTAAAAATTGATATTGAACAAGATGGTACTGTGATCATTGGATCAAGCAACCAAGAAATGATTAATAAGGCGAAAGAAATGATTGAAGAAATTACACGAGAAGCTAAGGTCGGTCAAACTTATATGGCTAAAGTAAGACGAGTAGAAAAGTTTGGTGCTTTCGTTGAATTGTTTAAAGGGACAGATGCACTCGTTCACATCTCTCAATTGGCACATGAACGCGTCAACAAAACGGAAGATGTTGTGAATATGGACGATGAAATTTTAGTTAAAGTGACAGAAATCGATGATAAAGGACGAGTGAGTGCGTCTAGGAAAGCAGTATTACCTAAACCGGATCAGTCATAATAATCGGTTTAGAATTAATAATCAATATTTAATTCAATTGTTAATCATATAACAGTGAATGAAGTTAACGGGTTTTTAGGAGGAAAAGCATTGACTAATAATAAAGAACAAGAATCACAAAATCATGCAAAACAATCAAAAAATAGACAGAAACACAACCAAAACATAAAAATTATTCCCCTCGGCGGTGTCGGTGAAATTGCAAAGAATATGTACATCGTTGAGGTTGATGATGAAATGTTCATGTTTGATGCTGGGTTAATGTTTCCTGAAGATGAAATGTTAGGTATCGACGCAGTAATTCCTGATATTAGCTATGTCATTCAAAATAAACATAAACTTAAAGGCATATTCTTATCACATGGACATGATGATTCAATTGGGGCTATTCCATATATTATGGATAAAGTAAACGCTCCAATCTATGCATCTAAATTAACATTAGCGCTAGTTAAGGATGCTTTGATTGAACATAAAGTAGAACGAAAAGTTAAATTTTTTACAATTAATGAAGACAGTGTGATGAAGTTTGATCATGTTCATATGACATTCTTTAATACAACACATAGTATACCGGATGCTTATGGTGTAGCTTTACACACACAATACGGTGCGATTGTGTATACTGGTGAATTCAAAATGGATCAAACGATGCAAGGAAAATACTCGATGAATATCATTAAAATGAGCGAAGTTGCATCGAATGGAGTCTTTGCATTAATCAGTGATTCAACAAGTGCTGAGAAGCAAGGGTTCAATACACCAGAATCTGAAATTGGATCTCATATACTCGATGAATTCAGCAAAAGTAAAGCGCGTATTATCGTGTCATGTTATGCTTCAAACTTTATTCGGATTCAACAAGTGCTTGATGCTGCGGCAAGTACAAATCGTAAAGTTTCATTTTTAGGAAAGAGTCTTGAGAGCTCATTTAGTATTGCTAGAAAACTTGGATACTTTAATATTGCGGATGATCTTTTAATACCAATTCATAAAGTGGAAGATTATCCAGATAATGAAGTTGTAGTGATCGCTACTGGATCTGAAGGTGAACCGATTGAGAACCTTCAACGTATGGCGAAAGGTCAGCATAATATTTTGAATTTAAAACCAAAGGATAATGTCTTTATCACAACAACACCATCATCTAATATGGAAGTTGTGTTATATCAAACAATGAATGATATCGTCAAAGCCGGTGCAAATATTATAAGTAATGCTGCAAAAGTACATGCATCGAGTCATGGAACGAGTGAGGAATTAAGGTTTGTGATTAATTTAATGAAACCGAAGTACTTTATTCCAGTTCAAGGTGAATTTAAAATGCAAATTGCTCACGCAAAAATTGCAAGTGAGACTGGTGTTGTTCCAGAAAATATATATTTATTAGAAAAAGGCGACGTCCTAAGTTATGATTCAGAGCAAATGACCGTGCTTAAAAAAGTTGAAGCAAGCAATGTATTAATTGATGGTCGTGGCGTAGGCGATGTCGGAAATATTGTTTTACGCGATCGAAGAATATTAAGTGAAGACGGAATTTTTATTATTGTTGTGACGATTGATAAAAATAAAAAAGAAATTGTTGCAGGACCTAAAATCCAATCTCGTGGATTCGTATATGTCAGAAAATCAGAAGAATTATTACAAGAAGCAGATGAAGCAGTAATTGAAATTGTTAAGGATAAACTATCTGAAAATCGTCTTGATTGGTCAGAGATGAAATCAGATATTAGAGATCGCTTAGGAAAAATGATGTATGATGAAACGAAGAGAAGACCAATGATTATCCCTATTATTCAAGAAGTGAAATCATAACAGTATATTGTATATTAAAAGATAAAATGACCAGTCATTTTATCTTTTATATCTGTTTAAGCAATGTGATCAAATATTGAACGTTTATGTGTTGTATCATGAAAATGAATATGAAGAGGTGTCAAAGTGATGGCAACGAAAAGAAAATCAAAAAAAAATACGAGATCAAACATCAAAACAACATCAAGACACCAATCAAATGGGCCGTTATATAGTGTTTTTAGTTTTATTATCATTATTCTTTTAATTTTAGCTGTATTTCATTTAGGAATGATCGGAATGTATATTGATGCAGTGTTCAATTATTTATTTGGATTTGCACGTTTTTTCATTTATATATTAATATTATTAATATGCATTTATATTGGTAGTGTTCAAGCTTTACCGAAGTTAACTCGAAGAATGACAGGTTTTTTACTGCTGATACTCAGTGTCATGATTATGGCGCATTCCATTTTTTTAGCTCAGTCAAATCGTCAACTTCATTCATTGGATCATCTTAAAAGTGCTTATAGCCAATCATATTTATATTTTAATGGTGGAGGTTTAATCGGTGATATATTGACACGATTTTTGACAACATTAATTTCACCTGTAGGGACTATCATGATTGGTTTAATTGTATTATTTATTGCTGTAGTTTATATGATGAATAAACATTTAAGACATGTACTACATAAACTATTCTCGTCATTCAAAGACAATTCATCTAAAGGATTGAATCAGTCGAAGCAATTTATAGATCAAAGACGTGAACAAAAGCGACATCAAAATGAAATATTGATAGCAAATGAACAAGAGTCGGTTGAACATATTGATGGTAAGGATCATCATAATATGACAAACCATTCAAATCAAAATATCGACATTGAAGTGACGGGTACAACTGAAAGGCCATATTTAAAAGAGCAACCAAAAAAAGAACAAAGAAATAAAAGAAAAAGAAGTAAGTTATTCGCTCAAAACAACGGTAAAGAAGACGAACAACTTAAACATGACTCACAAAATAATTCACAACAACCATTACAAAATGAAGAGAATGACACAGTAGATCAAACCCAGCCATCAAATGAAATCAATATCTTTAGCCATACAGAAAATGATATTTCAAATCAATCTGATGATATAAATCAAATGAATCATGACAATGAGGGGGAGTATTACTCTAATAAAAAGGATATTGGTGAAAGTTATCATGAAGATTCTAATCATCAACAAGAGGATGAAGGCTATGATGAATCGCAAATGGAGAGCATGGATGAGGCATTAACTAATGAAAGTGAACGTGCACTTAAAAAATATAAATTACCACCAATGTCTTTATTAAGCACGAACAGTAGTACGTTCAATCATGATAAAGCAGCAATTAAAGAAAAAGGTCAATTATTAGAAAATACTTTAAAAAACTTTGGTGTCAATGCAAAAGTGACCCAAATTAAAATTGGACCGGCTGTAACCCAATATGAGGTTCAACCTGCTGTTGGGGTAAAAGTAAGTAAAATTGTTAATCTTCATAATGATATCGCATTAGCATTAGCAGCAAAAGACATTCGAATAGAAGCTCCAATTCCTGGTAAAAGTGCGATTGGAATCGAAGTTCCTAATGGAGAAGTATCAATGGTTACGCTTCGTGAAGTGTTGACTAAAGGGGGAGCTAATCATCCATTGGAAGTAGCGCTCGGTAAAGATATTTCTGGAATGCCGATTACTGCTAAATTGAACAAGATGCCTCACTTGCTCGTTGCAGGAGCGACGGGTAGTGGTAAATCAGTATGTATTAACGGTATTATTATCTCTATTTTGTTAAACGCACGTCCAGATGAAGTACGACTGATGATGATTGACCCTAAAATGGTAGAATTGAATATTTATAATGGAATTCCTCATTTATTAACACCAGTTGTGACGAATCCCCAAAAAGCGGCACAAGCATTACAAAAAATTGTGAGTGAAATGGAACGACGCTATGATTTATTCAGTCATTCTAATACACGTAACATAGAAGGTTATAATGATTATATTGAACGAATGAATGACGAATTAGATGAAAAAACACCAAAATTACCGTATATCGTTGTCATTGTTGATGAACTTGCTGATTTAATGATGGTTGCATCTAAAGAAGTTGAATCAAGTATTACACGCATTGCGCAGATGGCACGTGCAGCGGGAATTCACTTGATTATTGCAACTCAAAGACCTTCTGTCGATGTCATTACAGGGATTATTAAAGCGAACATCCCATCAAGAATAGCATTCAGTGTTTCGTCATCAACAGATTCAAGAACAATTATCGATAGTAATGGTGCAGACAAGTTGTTAGGTAAAGGAGATATGTTGTTCTTACCTTATGGTCAATCGAAACCGACTAGAATACAAGGTGCATTTCTTTCTGATAAAGAAGTTGACGATGTCGTTTCTTATATTACAAACCAAATGACAGCGAATTATATTGAAGAGATGAAACCTGCTGAAGTAAATGAGTCGGACAATTCATCGAGTGAGGATGATTTATATCCGGATGTTAAAACATTTGTCATAGAACAGAATAAAGCGAGTGCATCATTGATACAAAGGCAATTTAGAGTTGGTTATAATCGAGCAGCTCGATTAATTGACGATTTAGAGAATGATGGAATTATTGGTCCATCACAAGGTAGTAAGCCGAGAGTAGTCTATAGTCAAGAAGAAGATGATATGAATGATTATTAATCATGAGTAAAAATCTTCTTTTTAAGTAATTTATATTAAAATTTGATACAGTAAGATTATAATGATATACCACATAATGAATAAATCTATATTCAAAGTTTATAGATTCGTTTATTATGTGGTCATTTTTAAGAGGTGAAGACAATGTACTCAGTCAGTTCAATACATACAAAATCAATAGAACAAAGGTTAATTCATACATCGAAATTCAAGTCAAATGCCATTGTGATAAAATTAACATCGCCATTAGATGCTAAACGCATTATGAACCGTTCAATTATTTCTAGACTTATGATGAAATCTAATAGTGAATTTATCAATGAACAACAATTACTTGATCATTTAAGTGAATTATACGGTGCTCATTTATCTTCTTCGGTATCAAAACAAGGCGATTATCATGTCTTTACATTAGCATTGGAATTTATTAATGAGAAATTCATTCAATCTAATCAATTGATTGATGAAGCCGTTCAATTTATCATGCACCATCTATATTCACCTATCTATAAATCAGATAAGTTAACTTTAATTGAAAAAGCAAAACATCAAATAGAACAAGAAAAACTTTTGTTTAAAGACAAATTTATTAATATGAAAGATAATAGTGCTCAGATGAGCTTTCTTAAGTTAATAGAAGAAATGTATGCAGATGACTATCGTTATTTCTCACAAGGGAATGAGAATCT of the Abyssicoccus albus genome contains:
- the truB gene encoding tRNA pseudouridine(55) synthase TruB, translated to MMDGIIPIYKPRGMTSHDVVFQLRKILKTKKIGHTGTLDPEVDGVLPICVGRATKISDYMMNTGKTYAAQITLGIQTTTEDQTGEVINIDHRLPEKFKNFNDNEIEDYIDSKLKTFIGEIEQIPPMYSAVKVNGRKLYEYARNNETVERPRRQVMIYAIKRQSKVLNTKYHLDGECYSVYTFDVEIECGKGTYIRTLATQIAEALNTIGHMSKLTRTKSAQFKLVDSITLKDLSEMTFEEQNNTLLPMEYGLRHMPTIQLNEHLIKKVQYGQKLKRSLFEDLTLRVLDSSQNVIQTYANLMEDETVLMYDNKAVAIYMPDQEDDSIVRAKKVFN
- a CDS encoding bifunctional riboflavin kinase/FAD synthetase, with the protein product MKTIVMQNPLKEKYDHDDIAVAIGFFDGIHLGHQQVIHKMIDIAEEKQLKKAVMTFDPHPSVVLNHEMKRTTYVTPIEEKKEIFACMGIDYLFIIPFTSSFANMSEQNFIRDYFTLNHVKHVIAGFDFTYGKYGKGNMLKLEDDKDGFEVTMVQKEMIDDDKISTTNILKALKSGETKRANAMLGRPYSIKGFVVQGEKRGRTIGFRTANVMPKEDYVIPKVGVHAVRFKLLSQNKTYNGVCNVGYKPTFNDPSVNQLTIEVNIFEFDESIYGESVEVEWYEFIRDEKKFDGIDALIEQIQQDVIQSKQILSNV
- the rpsO gene encoding 30S ribosomal protein S15, producing MAITQQQKNDIIKEYRVHDTDTGSPEVQIAVLTAEINALNEHLKMHKKDHHSRRGLLKMVGRRKHLLTYLREKDVQRYRELINKLGLRR
- the pnp gene encoding polyribonucleotide nucleotidyltransferase, whose protein sequence is MSNEHLKKIFETTWANRPLVVETNHIAKQANGAVIIRYGDTVVLTTATASKEPKDVDFFPLMIAYEEKMYAAGKIPGGFNKREGRPSEEATLTSRLIDRPIRPMFPKGYRHDVQVISMVLSVDPDASPQMAAMLGSSLALCVSDIPFEAPIAGVTVGLIDDEFIINPTTEQLEHSSLELQVAGNYEAVNMVEAGAKEVSEETMLNAIMFGHDEIKKLIEFQQEIVESLNVEKQSFEPVEMDESLEEAVNAKSLQFGLEEAILKKDKQQREDEITTIQQQIEVEFESVYSELDEDEMKDKINEVNKIFDALIKSEVRRLITDEKIRPDGRKPDEIRPLSSEVGLLPRVHGSGLFTRGQTQALSVVTLGALGEHQVIDGLGVEEEKRYMHHYNFPSFSVGETGPMRGPGRREIGHGALGERALLQVIPNKEQFPYTIRVVSEVLESNGSTSQASICGSTLALMNAGVPIKAPVAGIAMGLVKKDENYTILSDIQGMEDALGDMDFKVAGTKQGITAIQMDIKIDGLSRQILEEALEQARIGRLHILNHMLETIPTVSETLSEYAPKVEQMKINPDKIRDVIGPGGKKINEIIDATDVKIDIEQDGTVIIGSSNQEMINKAKEMIEEITREAKVGQTYMAKVRRVEKFGAFVELFKGTDALVHISQLAHERVNKTEDVVNMDDEILVKVTEIDDKGRVSASRKAVLPKPDQS
- a CDS encoding ribonuclease J, giving the protein MTNNKEQESQNHAKQSKNRQKHNQNIKIIPLGGVGEIAKNMYIVEVDDEMFMFDAGLMFPEDEMLGIDAVIPDISYVIQNKHKLKGIFLSHGHDDSIGAIPYIMDKVNAPIYASKLTLALVKDALIEHKVERKVKFFTINEDSVMKFDHVHMTFFNTTHSIPDAYGVALHTQYGAIVYTGEFKMDQTMQGKYSMNIIKMSEVASNGVFALISDSTSAEKQGFNTPESEIGSHILDEFSKSKARIIVSCYASNFIRIQQVLDAAASTNRKVSFLGKSLESSFSIARKLGYFNIADDLLIPIHKVEDYPDNEVVVIATGSEGEPIENLQRMAKGQHNILNLKPKDNVFITTTPSSNMEVVLYQTMNDIVKAGANIISNAAKVHASSHGTSEELRFVINLMKPKYFIPVQGEFKMQIAHAKIASETGVVPENIYLLEKGDVLSYDSEQMTVLKKVEASNVLIDGRGVGDVGNIVLRDRRILSEDGIFIIVVTIDKNKKEIVAGPKIQSRGFVYVRKSEELLQEADEAVIEIVKDKLSENRLDWSEMKSDIRDRLGKMMYDETKRRPMIIPIIQEVKS
- a CDS encoding FtsK/SpoIIIE family DNA translocase produces the protein MATKRKSKKNTRSNIKTTSRHQSNGPLYSVFSFIIIILLILAVFHLGMIGMYIDAVFNYLFGFARFFIYILILLICIYIGSVQALPKLTRRMTGFLLLILSVMIMAHSIFLAQSNRQLHSLDHLKSAYSQSYLYFNGGGLIGDILTRFLTTLISPVGTIMIGLIVLFIAVVYMMNKHLRHVLHKLFSSFKDNSSKGLNQSKQFIDQRREQKRHQNEILIANEQESVEHIDGKDHHNMTNHSNQNIDIEVTGTTERPYLKEQPKKEQRNKRKRSKLFAQNNGKEDEQLKHDSQNNSQQPLQNEENDTVDQTQPSNEINIFSHTENDISNQSDDINQMNHDNEGEYYSNKKDIGESYHEDSNHQQEDEGYDESQMESMDEALTNESERALKKYKLPPMSLLSTNSSTFNHDKAAIKEKGQLLENTLKNFGVNAKVTQIKIGPAVTQYEVQPAVGVKVSKIVNLHNDIALALAAKDIRIEAPIPGKSAIGIEVPNGEVSMVTLREVLTKGGANHPLEVALGKDISGMPITAKLNKMPHLLVAGATGSGKSVCINGIIISILLNARPDEVRLMMIDPKMVELNIYNGIPHLLTPVVTNPQKAAQALQKIVSEMERRYDLFSHSNTRNIEGYNDYIERMNDELDEKTPKLPYIVVIVDELADLMMVASKEVESSITRIAQMARAAGIHLIIATQRPSVDVITGIIKANIPSRIAFSVSSSTDSRTIIDSNGADKLLGKGDMLFLPYGQSKPTRIQGAFLSDKEVDDVVSYITNQMTANYIEEMKPAEVNESDNSSSEDDLYPDVKTFVIEQNKASASLIQRQFRVGYNRAARLIDDLENDGIIGPSQGSKPRVVYSQEEDDMNDY